A single genomic interval of Nycticebus coucang isolate mNycCou1 chromosome 21, mNycCou1.pri, whole genome shotgun sequence harbors:
- the LOC128573306 gene encoding cytochrome c oxidase subunit 7C, mitochondrial-like — protein MLLNKVVKRAQCAAAISSALGLWAFLRASKGAMLTQSIQRFQTSVVCRSHYEEGPGKNLPFSVENKWWLLAMMTLYFGSGFAAPFFIVRHQLLKK, from the coding sequence ATGCTACTGAACAAGGTCGTGAAAAGGGCTCAGTGTGCTGCCGCCATTTCTTCTGCCTTGGGTCTCTGGGCTTTTCTCAGAGCTTCCAAAGGTGCCATGTTGACACAGAGCATCCAGAGGTTCCAAACCTCTGTCGTCTGTAGGAGTCACTATGAGGAGGGTCCCGGGAAGAATTTGCCATTTTCAGTGGAAAATAAGTGGTGGTTACTAGCTATGATGACTTTGTACTTTGGATCTGGATTTGCTGCACCTTTCTTTATAGTAAGACACCAACTGCTTAAGAAGTAA